From the Candidatus Cloacimonadaceae bacterium genome, one window contains:
- a CDS encoding transposase, whose product MRVHPDQFTAGSLFHAYNHSLDGRMLFYDDADYRKYLQLLKKRLSQEFSVFAYCLMPNHYHFLVRQNGAEPIYSMFEQPHKSYARYYNLRYGAKGKILRDKMNHKSVLENEYIVNLCAYIHANPMSAGLVGHVEEWQYSNLPEFLGTRHGTLCSREFIGNSVPDRDKYRMFVLETALAKNSAKLGKL is encoded by the coding sequence ATGAGAGTGCATCCCGATCAATTTACTGCCGGATCTTTGTTTCACGCGTATAATCACAGTCTCGATGGACGAATGCTATTCTACGATGATGCAGACTACCGCAAATACCTTCAATTACTCAAGAAAAGGCTGTCACAGGAATTTTCGGTCTTTGCCTATTGTTTGATGCCGAATCACTATCATTTCTTGGTCCGGCAGAACGGAGCGGAACCGATCTACTCGATGTTTGAACAGCCTCACAAAAGCTATGCGCGTTATTACAATTTACGTTATGGTGCCAAGGGCAAGATATTACGGGACAAAATGAATCACAAGTCTGTGCTGGAAAATGAGTATATCGTCAACCTCTGCGCCTACATTCATGCCAATCCGATGAGCGCGGGATTGGTTGGTCATGTGGAAGAATGGCAATACTCAAACCTACCTGAGTTTCTGGGAACGAGACATGGGACACTATGCTCCCGCGAGTTTATTGGCAATTCGGTGCCCGATCGGGATAAATACCGGATGTTTGTGCTTGAAACTGCGCTTGCCAAGAATAGTGCCAAATTGGGTAAATTATAG
- the arcC gene encoding carbamate kinase: MKKTAVLALGGNAIIKAGENGNISQQFANTRDSLGGIVELIRQGYKLAITHGNGPQVGNLLRQQEAGEKEGIPALPLGVLNAATEGSMGYMIEQSLQNKLLTSGFNKQVITIVSQVVVDKNDPSMLNPSKFVGSTYFDAQQAEELKQTLCWTLKEDSGKGYRRVVPSPYPIQIIPAATVKELVARGEIVIAVGGGGIPIYICEDGTYEGVDAVIDKDFASALLALEIEADLFVILTGVEKVSINFGKPDQIDLDTLSVSDAKRYHSEKQFPAGSMGPKILAAIDFIERGGKEVLITSIDKIVDAFEGKTGTRIKA, encoded by the coding sequence ATGAAGAAAACAGCCGTTCTTGCCCTTGGAGGCAACGCGATCATCAAAGCCGGAGAAAACGGCAACATCTCACAGCAATTTGCCAATACCAGAGATTCCCTCGGCGGCATCGTCGAACTGATCCGTCAGGGCTACAAACTCGCCATCACGCATGGCAACGGACCCCAGGTGGGCAACCTTTTACGCCAACAGGAAGCCGGAGAAAAAGAAGGCATCCCCGCTCTGCCATTGGGCGTTCTCAATGCCGCCACCGAAGGCAGCATGGGATACATGATCGAACAGAGCCTGCAAAATAAGCTCCTAACCAGCGGATTCAACAAACAGGTGATCACCATCGTCTCCCAAGTGGTTGTGGATAAAAACGATCCCAGCATGCTCAATCCCTCGAAATTTGTCGGCAGCACCTATTTTGATGCTCAGCAGGCGGAAGAGCTAAAACAGACCCTCTGTTGGACTCTCAAAGAGGATTCCGGCAAGGGTTATCGCCGCGTGGTACCTTCTCCCTATCCCATCCAGATCATTCCCGCCGCGACGGTCAAAGAATTGGTCGCCCGCGGAGAGATCGTCATCGCCGTTGGTGGTGGCGGAATCCCGATTTATATTTGTGAAGACGGCACCTATGAAGGCGTCGATGCGGTGATAGACAAGGATTTTGCCTCAGCCTTGCTCGCCCTTGAGATCGAAGCTGATCTCTTTGTGATTCTAACCGGTGTGGAGAAGGTCTCCATCAATTTCGGCAAACCCGATCAGATTGACCTGGACACTCTTTCCGTATCCGATGCCAAACGCTATCATTCTGAAAAGCAATTCCCTGCCGGCAGCATGGGACCTAAGATCCTCGCCGCCATAGATTTCATCGAGCGCGGCGGCAAAGAAGTGCTGATCACCTCCATCGACAAGATCGTGGATGCCTTCGAAGGAAAAACCGGAACCAGGATCAAAGCCTGA